CAGGCCCAGATGTTGGCGGAGTCGGCGGCGTAGGCATCGTAGATGTAGGACACTCCGAAAGTCTGCGTCTGGAGGTTCCAGTCGCCGCCGTCCCAGCCGTAGACCCTTCCCTGCGCGGACGGGGAGCGGGTTTCGCCGCACACCCAGGCGTGGTCGGCGTCGAGCGCGAAAACTCCCCGGAACTGCCCGGTTTCGGCGGTAAAGGCCGAGGTGGAGAGGCTCCAGGAAGCCCCGTCGAAATGATAGATATTGCCGACGCTGGACGAATAGGAATACGTCGAGGGGACCCAGACGTCGTCATCGCCCCCGGCCGAAATCACGCTGATCACGTCTGCGGCGATCTGAGTGGAGAGAGTCCAGTCCTGGACCACGTAGAAGGGCGAAGGGGTGGGGGAGGGAACCGGCGATGGAGTGGCGGAGGGGACGGTGTAGGAATAGATGCGGCAACGCTCAGTACCCGCCCAGACGGTCCGCCCGGCAATAGCGAGGTCTTCGGGGTTATACGATCCACCCAACCTCGTCTGCCGGGACCAGGATAAACCGTCGAAAAAGTAGATGCCGCCGACGTTGTCATTGGGCCCCGCCCAGACAGCGTTCCCGTTCATGCCCGCGACCGGCCCCGAGTTGACGGTCTCGGCCTCGGTGACGCGGGTGGAAACGCTCCAGGAAGCCCCGTCGTAGTAAAAGATGTAGCCCAGGTCGGTAACCGCCCAGACGTCGGTTTCGGAAATGGCGTCGAGGCCGCGCAGGTAACGGCTGGAGCCGAGGGCGATGTCGGTCTGGACCGTCCAGCCGGTTCCGTCCCCCAGGAGAATCTCGCAGGGATTGCTGGCGCCGCCGGCCCAGATGCGGGTGGAATCCAGCGCAGCCACAGCCGTCCAGAATTGGTTGCTGCCGGTATCGGTGCTGACGCTCCAGGTGGCGCCGCCGTCGGTGGTGTGGAGGATGACGCCGGTCCCCCCCACCCAGACTTCCTCGGTGTCGACGGCCGAGACGGATTCCAACTGGGAATAGTTGACGCTGCTGACGACCTCGGTCTGGAGTTCCCAGGAAAAGCCGTCGTAGTGGAAGATCATCCCGTGCCGCACCGGACCGCCCTCAAAAGTTTCACCCACCGCCCAGACATCGTCCGCGGCGGCGGCGCAGAGCGCCTTGAAGTCTCCGGTCTGCGCGCCGAACAGCGCGGTCTGCAGCGTCCAATCGGCGCCGTCGAAAAAGTAGATTCTCCCGAACGGTGGATACACAGTGTCTTCGACTGTCGCCCAGAAATGGGTTGCATCGAGGGGAGCAATATGAGCCGGGCCCAAAGAATATGCCAAGTCCGTCACCATCACCCACTCCGCCGCGCCCGCCGTTCCCGCCGTCAGCACGAACCCCAGCGCACCCAGAAAACTCAAGAAACGTTTCATTCCCGGACACCTCCCGTATATACGTCGATCTCGAACTTCGTCGTTGTTATAATCTGCCCGACTATCCCCGTCGGGTCAAGTCGACAACCGGGGCTAGTCGTCAAGCTTTTAAATCCCGGAATAGTTGTTTTCCGCCTCGTCCAGGAGAGGAAGGGATCGGTCTTTCTCGGAGAGGACGGGCCGCTCGACCGGCCACTCGATGCCGAGGACGGGGTCGTTCCAGGCGATCCCCCGATCGAGCTCGGGGGCGTAGTCGGCCGTGACCTTATAAAAAACCAGAGCGGTTTCGGAAAGAACGCAGAACCCGTGGGCGAAACCCGGGGGCAGATAGAGCAGACGGCCGTTCTCCTCGGAGAGGACAACCCCCCGCCAGCGGCCGTACGTCGGGGAGCCCGGCCGGATGTCGACGCCGACGTCGAAGATTTCGCCGGAGAGCGCCATTACCAGCTTCCCCTGGGCCCGGGGCGCGAGCTGATAGTGAAGACCGCGCAGCACTCCCCGGCGCGAGAAGGAACAGTTGTCCTGGACGAAG
The window above is part of the bacterium genome. Proteins encoded here:
- the rfbC gene encoding dTDP-4-dehydrorhamnose 3,5-epimerase; this translates as MPFAFHPLELPGLVLVEPRTFGDRRGYFRETFERRAFSEAGLPADFVQDNCSFSRRGVLRGLHYQLAPRAQGKLVMALSGEIFDVGVDIRPGSPTYGRWRGVVLSEENGRLLYLPPGFAHGFCVLSETALVFYKVTADYAPELDRGIAWNDPVLGIEWPVERPVLSEKDRSLPLLDEAENNYSGI